The stretch of DNA ttgtttactgaATCTCTCCACAAAACCACCGCGGGCAATGTGCTTGAGAGCCCTCTGCCGCCGTTATAGAGATGCCGGCGAGGAGGTTCTCAGCCTCCTCGCGGCGCCATCCTCCCTCGggggttggtttttttttttttttttttttttttttttttttttttttttttttttttttttttaagcaggAACGGCACCCATTCGAGACTTCACAGTCCCATTGTGCCGTCCCGTCTAGCTCCTTGCACAGCAGCGTGTAGTGACACGGCCACCACTCGCAGTGGTTCCACCATATACGGTGGTTCCTCAAACGCAGCAACGTATACAATAGATGAAATACACTCAACAAAGACATATACAAATTATGGCACACCAAAACCAAAATACATTAATGGTTATTAGTGCATCGTAATTTCGTATAACATGGAATCAACATCATCATAAAACTTCTCTTCCAGATcgtaaaactaatatttttaatttttcgcAATATGATAAAACATAATATACGAAAACACATATtcactatatattttattgagatcataaaaaatctatcaacctaaagctctgataccacatgttagatattttaacatgaacattaataaatgGATCTTGGATTTTgtatgatccacaataataaacaataatagtGAAAGACGTACCTTTCtccatctgtttgatgaagaaatgAATCTGgctatgagagaaggatcaccctaGCAACTTGGCCTCACTAGTGTCTCtcgatggctagaggcactctaatgttgtaggtgagaaccctttaacccctcagtcctatttatagatttctggCCATCATGAAATCTAAGTTTTTGAGTCAGACTATAATTAGAGATAaaagttaatcttatctcttaggagtttaaatcccattataactctaataattatttaaaactctATCAGATATGAGTGAGTGAGACATAGAGTTCAAATAGAACTCTTACATCTTATGCATAATGAAGCCACGTTGTAAATTTAAGGGACTTTCATATGGTAGGTCTCTATAATTTCAGAAAAGAAGGGACTTTAGATGTGGAGTAGGTTGGCAAGGCTTATGCATGTGATGGTGAATgcaaaataaggaaaatgcaACCTTGGAAACCCAGGTAAATGAAACTGAGAGGAAAGTAAACTATTTGACTTTGAATCTAAAGAGAGTTACTTATTTTGAGTCTTCCAAACTCATGATGTGCCAGATATATCAAACTCAGATTTTCAGTCTTCCATCCCTTctcaaaaacatttattttgatCCAATCAACGCTGCTAGGCCACAGTCCACATATTTTATTCAATCCAAGGATCTCGTTGGCACTCCCTCTTGGACTTCATCATTCTGCCTTAGTTTCTCATGCTTACAACataatgtaatttttgttgCCACCATAGTTTCCTTGGCTTAATTCTCATGCTTACAGTGTGGTTATTATATTGCCTTCTAATATTGATAATATGCTTGCAGTTCTTTCCAGAAAATGCTAAAGCTAATCGCATGGATTGGTTTCAAGTAATAATAAAGCTTGTGCTAAAGTTGATTTATATTCTTAGTGACATATACATAGAGAGGGATCGGAGATGAGACATGATAATAAAGCTTGTGCTCAAGTTGATTTAGAATTAATCTATTTGGAAGGTGATGGAATCAtataaagtatttattttagattaataatatttattactttatttagTGTATTCTGcacaactaaaaaaatattttattctttatatctTGAGGCATGTTGTTGATTTTATACATATACAAGTATTAGATTTTTCAAATATCCTGTTtactgtatttttattttttttttattttttaagggaCCTTTTCCAGCGAATTGTATTCGCtggaaataatttcttaaatcCGGAGCATTTGCGGCGATCTCTAAATGCAGCAAAATCTTATTTCCGGTGAtttagagagggagagatgtgaatgttagagagagagaaaagagaaagctTACTGATGTGAGGTAATGcaagatgagaaaaatgctgaATCGTCATCTTAGAATTAAAATTATCCTAAACAACTTTCATAAAACTATGAGcgatattgtttttttataaaatcatgttataCATTCTACTAATgttcttcttttataatttatcacagtgtgtaattatttataaattatataaatattacatcGTTATTTAATTAACCAAAAACATTACATTcttatcaaagaaaaattaatttttaacaaaaaataattaaatataaattaagtaaACGTGCATTGTAcgttatttttacttaatatatatatatatatatacagacgTCACCTTCAAATTCATCTACCATTCATCAATTTTCTCACGTGGTAGTAGGTAGGCAGTGAACAGAAAGTGTGAGGAACCCATTTCTGTCCctttcaaaaatagaaaaaaaaagagatcagGTTTGGTGGCTTCACTTGTGTTCTGAATTAATGGGCACGATTCTTGTTTAGGATAggataatattctaattaaatatatagaaaaatatctatttatgacattatttttttttagagaaatgttaAACCTTCCAAATTTGGGACATAAAAAGTGTCCCGAATAAGagttttttttagtgattaaggaagtattttttaataatattatagatttttttatttttttaaaaatatttatgatgattaaaaaaatatataaaaaaaataaaaaaatagaaaatatgcTGTTCAGAAAGTGAATTCGGAATATTTTTTCGGTAAGTGttgtactaatttttttaacataccCAATATACTGTTATGTTTGGAAAGAATGAGGAAGTACACCCATGCCACAAATAGAAGTCAAGGAGCACTTTTGATACTCTGCACTACAGTACAAACGATTGACTATCTTTCCTAGAAATCACGTACGGAAAATCACGGAgtaaaaaacaaatgataatcGATAATTAAACTTGACcgaattaaataatatataaattttactgtttcttaaaaaaacctaaaatctgagagaaaacaaataattttcattgaTTTAATCAAATAGTTTTCAAATGGGTGTGTTTTGATGCTTCTACTGTTCtgcaagtgtttttttttttttttttttttttttttttcagaaaccTAATATCACTATCTTAAATAGTGGGTTgtaaaacaaattacaaaataattctatccacatcattattatttttgaaaatcttcCATCTTTCAATCattacaacaataaaaaaaaattacaaaataattctgtccatatcattattattttttaaaaatcttccaaatcattataacgataaaaaaaaaaactcatataaaAGATTGATTCTCAGCTCATTAACGTGTTATTTGACCAAGGtacaatttctttttctaaatagaaagaaaaattcaaatttagattAACGTGTTGGTGAAATTTGAAATGAGTCTTGGTGTAGCTCGACAAATTGTCCCGAGAaggttaagtattttttatttttttttgtatattcttgaatatttctttttcaaaatattataaaaaaatacttctttaattattaaataaataatcttttttcgttagacctatcatcaaGAGAAGTAGCATTATTCCTTTGAAAGAGCCGTGCTATACGAATTGAGGGTGTAATCGATAAATTGTTAAAATGAggtaagttgagattaaagttaaaaagttaaataaagtattgttagaatatattttttaatattatttttattttgagatttaaaaaattgaattgtttattttattttatattaaaaattgagaaaattgtaataattagattagattaaatgagatgatattattttgaaaacaaacgaagcctttacatgtcttttatttatttcatacatatttttatattcttaaatattatttttttaaataaaatttataatattgttaaaaataattttttaattattaaataataataataaaaatttgtcGGGATCCATATCCGACCATCATCGGGGAGAAGTTGCATTATTCGTTCGAaagattttgacattttgacacctctctctctctctctctctctctccatggacCATGTCACCAGAGTTCTGAAATTTTGATCAATCTAATTTATTCGCTAACAGGCATATAAGCCCCCGTTTCTGACTCGCCAATTTCCGCgaaccttctctctctctttgacgAAGTAGAAAAATCTTCCTTCTTGCACTGATCGCCCATGGAGTTCTCTAGCCTGTACCGTACTGGTTGTCTAGTCGCTCTTTAGTCTCCTTGTTCGGTGCGTttattttgtcttgttttattatttcggTTTCATCGTTTTCTTTTGCCAGTCCAGAACCTCCCAAGTGTTTGTCCTTCAACTTTATCACTATTCGATTCTATTTTCATGCCGTTCGGTTCCAGTTTGGTTTTTGCGTCTCTGTTCTACTTTCGTTCTCTTTGTGTTTAGTCTTTTTGTATATTTGGAGGTAATCTCTTGAATTTCGTTAAAAcggtttgaaatttaaagttttaaactCCGTAAATGTAGGATTCGATTTTTTTGGCTAATTTTTGTTTccaaaagttgaattaaaaagttCGCTGTTTCAAGTACCATATTCCTCATTATGTATAGATAATCGTCAAGTTAATAGATTTATGGTAATTGGTCTGGACATTAGAGTAGTGGTGTATTgcttttttattgtatttttggtATGGTTATTAGTGGAAATAACTGCAAATTTGGAATCTTTGGTGGTGCACCGGGCTGTCACTCTGACCACCAATTTTGTTCTTATCATCCTTCGactttttgattatttattgtaaattacGGTGCTTAAGTAATTTTGCGAACATTTGGTGCCTTGAACTATCAATTCTTATACGGCACAACTTGGGGAGGATGTGCATAAAGTCGATGAAATGCAAATTTTCTAATTTGAAACTTGTACCTATCAGGTTTTGGCATTGCGAGTTTTCGTGGTGCATGAAGAAGTTCCTTGGGCTGATCAACTTTTCTGGGCTCAACTCTTCATCTGGAAAATCGTGTTGTTAATAAGTTATAATCATGAACTACCAACATGAGAAGTATTTGAGGTTAGTTTAACGGTGCATATTCTAATTTCCAATGATTGGTAATCAGACGCTTCAGTTTTTGCAAGTACGTACTTCTATGATTTTAGatgcaaataaattaaaatctggcAGTGCTACTTGAAAACTGCCACAATCAATGCTACCACTGCCACAATACAACACGCTCCATCACCACTATAAAGTTATTGATCTTACAGTTGGCATCTTGCTTTTTATGAGATGATGCTTTGGGTATGTTTTGTTTCTAAAAGTTCTCagaatgttttaaaaaaaattcaacttcaaTCCAATCATCTTTAaacaccattttatttttatttatcagcaacttttttttttcctaatcatatcatatcaataaGCTCTTGTGAAAGAAGAACAACACAAGAACCTGAAGAACTTTCactaaaacccaaaaataatttctcacgATAATTTCgttcaaacaacttttcaatTGTACCTGCCCAATTTTACAAACCCCTATACAAATCACGTCTgaaaaactttttattaaatgGAATTCTCATTCTACGTACATGTTTTCACaacacacccccccccccccccccccccaaaagccAAAAAAGCACATCTTAACAATTCTTTgacaattcaaaaaaattaccatTCTTTTGTATCGTCATTGTCAACTTTGATATTCGTTTCTTTCGTTCTCTTTTCATGTTCCACTCAAATTGGACTTAGACTCATAAAAGTGGTTTTTATGTTGTTTACTATGTTTGGTTCAGGTTTCAGGATTGGAAGTCACAGAAAAGTACCGAGGGGGACTATCCTGAAAAGTATGGAATGCATCCAGGAAGAATCAGAATGGCAGTTAACTTGGTTTcagaaaaaattcaaagaggttttgaatttagtTTGGAGAGGATAAACGGgattataaaatcatcaaaatcCTATTCATTTAGTAATGCTGTAGCTAAAGGGTCTGGTTTAAAGAAGAACATTCTTGATCCTCAGGGTCTATTCCTTCAGAAGTGGAATAAGATATTTGTACTCTTATGTGTGATTGCAGTTTCAATGGATCCCTTATTCTTTTATGTCCCTGTGATTAATGATCACAAGAAGTGCCTTGATTTGGACGATAAGATGGAGACTATAGCTATTGTTTTACGTTCTTTCACagatatattttatgtgattcacattatttttcaattccGTACCGGTTTTATTGCTCCCTCTTCTCGTGTGTTTGGGAGAGGTGTTTTAGTTGAAGACGCTTGGGCAATAGCAACGAGGTATCTGTCATCGTACTTTCTAATCGACATTCTTGCAGTCCTTCCACTCCCACAGGTAAGGGGAAGTCTTTACAgccaaaaatatcctttttggGGTATTTATGAGGTTGACTGGCTTGGGGATGATATTCTAGACTACACCTTTATTCTGTCGTAGATTCCTTAATTAGTAATGTAGGATGAGGAGCTAGTATCGCTGTGTGCAAAAGTATAAATATTTACCCTGCTACGGAAAGTTGGGTCATTGTGTCCTCTAGCCTGGTCCTCTTTGGATATTTATTGCAGTTTCACTTCACTTGCTGAccatttctaaattttcttgTTGTCCTCCCACGTGCACTTTTTGTTAGACGAAATCTTTGTAACAATTAGTGCCTTGTGCATGTTGACCTCCTGCATTTGAGTTTGAGCATGCGTAGTAGCAAGTTGAAGGTTTCCTATAACTTCCCAAATTAGATATATCATGTGGTTAATCCTGTGACgagttatttttaaaagttctCTGATATTACCTGATGACTTCTAACTTGCTTTAATATGCTCAGGTGGTCATTTTAGTTATCATCCCGAAAATGGCTGGCTCAAGATCGTTGAACACAAAGAATTTGttaaaatttgttgtttttttccaATATCTGCCAAGGTTTCTTCGAATCTATCCATTGTACAAAGAAGTTACAAGGACTTCTGGCATACTCACACAAACTGCTTGGGCTGGAGCTGtattcaatctctttctttacaTGCTTGCCAGCCATGTAAGATTGGTTAAatggtttcagattttttattagtatttaggataaatatacattttaatttttaaaaatatatgtgctTTGTAAAAATTCACTTGACCTTGGTTATATACTCTATAGGCTTACCATCTTTGTGAACCTGTCCTATATCCATGTTTGCTCCTTTTGCCTCTTAATATTGCTTATGGAACTTCACATGTAGCTGtactcaaataatttctttaGACAGAGATATGGTGTTTGGCTTTGGACCTTTGAGAGTTATGGTGCCTACTTTTATCAAGTGTATACCTTTTAAATTGTACAAATGTTATGTTGGAATTAAATGAAACAATATATTAAGGAGTGGAGTGTCAAATGCATTCAGGTGAGATTACATTTGTTATCAGAAGGAACGTGTAAATATATTGGGTTTTCATTAAATACTTCTTTTTCTATAAGCAGTCCTATATTGGGTTTTATCTAAGAGTGGTGATACATTCATCAAGCTATAAAAGATTGAGTTGTTTGTCATCCTATTTTGTACGTGAATCTTCAATTCCTGCTGGCTTGAAGTTGATAACATGTATGAACCTTTATGTTTTTAAGAGACATAAATAAGTGGTTTCTTTCAAGTGTTTTGTTTAGGTAAGTGGAAATtttagtgataaaaataaaaggcatagcccaagtacaatTGGTTTGTGAGCCTTTTTTATACTGAACCTTATTTATATGCATGTAAGCATGTCTACCAAAGAAAGTGAATTAAGAATAAAGGAACTTATAAAAggtattatttaatattgtttatgAATAGTCATGACTTAAATCATGGTGAATACCTTTTCCAACTGTTGCAATGGTGGATTGGAAATGGGTGTTGTTTTAGGGAATAGTGGCCTATGTAGCATTTAGAGAAGGTTAAATAATAATGCTGCTTGAAAAAGCTTCAATTTGGACTCTTTTAAGTTCATATACTGACTGCATATGCCAGTATGAGAAACTCAATCTGTGGCTTTTTCCTTTCAAGATCTCACCACCATTGAGCTTGCAAAATACAGTATAAGAACAGACCATTTTTTTGGCATTCTTCATgctaaaattatattgtaaattGAAGTGCAATTACTCTCTTCTGCATATATTTCTGATATAAGTGTTTGCTCTTGTTTTAGGTGTTTGGAGCCTTTTGGTACTTGTTCTCCATAGAAAGAGAAGCTACATGCTGGCAGCAAGCCTGTGGGAAAAATATTACATGCTTCAATAGCTCCTTGCTTTGTGATGATAGGTCATACATggacatttttcttaataattctTGTCCAGTACGGACACCAAATACAACACTCTTTAATTTTGGAATATTCCTTGATGCTCTTCAATCTGGTGTCGTCGAGTCGACTGATTTTCCACAGAAGTTGTTTTACTGTTTTTGGTGGGGCCTACGAAATCTGAGGTGTGCTTAAATGGAGatcattatttcttttatgctaTCTAGTTGGCAATAATGGTATGACGTTGTTTGTGTGCGCGTATGTTTCCATGACATCGCATGCTTTTCTATGCTAATGGAACAGAGTTTTCATTTTGCCATTTGTTATATGTATGCAGAGAGCATCAAGTAAATTGACTGTGACAATAAATTGCCATGACCTCTGCTACATTGCCCATTAAGTTCTTGTATACTTGCTTGGATTGTGATAACCCTTTTTGTAGTCCTTTCTTGTTCTTTTACTCTGAATGACATATATTGTTGATCACTTAACTGGTTTATTTGATCACATTTTATCTAATTGATTGGATGGGAAGGGACTTCTTGGTGGTCATCTACCCCCCCTCCCCGAAAGAGGGGGCCAAAAATTAATGTGGGCAGAAGAATAAATTATATGGTTAGTATCATATATGGTCTTAGATAGTATTGAGTG from Juglans microcarpa x Juglans regia isolate MS1-56 chromosome 3S, Jm3101_v1.0, whole genome shotgun sequence encodes:
- the LOC121257594 gene encoding cyclic nucleotide-gated ion channel 1-like, producing the protein MNYQHEKYLRFQDWKSQKSTEGDYPEKYGMHPGRIRMAVNLVSEKIQRGFEFSLERINGIIKSSKSYSFSNAVAKGSGLKKNILDPQGLFLQKWNKIFVLLCVIAVSMDPLFFYVPVINDHKKCLDLDDKMETIAIVLRSFTDIFYVIHIIFQFRTGFIAPSSRVFGRGVLVEDAWAIATRYLSSYFLIDILAVLPLPQVVILVIIPKMAGSRSLNTKNLLKFVVFFQYLPRFLRIYPLYKEVTRTSGILTQTAWAGAVFNLFLYMLASHVFGAFWYLFSIEREATCWQQACGKNITCFNSSLLCDDRSYMDIFLNNSCPVRTPNTTLFNFGIFLDALQSGVVESTDFPQKLFYCFWWGLRNLSSLGQNLSTSTNVWEIFFAVFISISGLVLFSFLIGNMQTYLQSTTTRLEEMRVKRRDAEQWMSHRLLPEGLRERIRRYEQYKWQETRGVNEENLLSNLPKDLRRDIKRHLCLALLMRVPMFEKMDEQLLDAMCDRLKPVLYTKKSYIVREGDPVDEMLFIMRGKLLTMTTNGGRTGFFNSEYLKAGDFCGEELLTWALDPHSSSNLPISTRTVQALTEVEAFALKADDLKFVASQFRRLHSKQLRHTFRLYSQQWRTWAACFIQAAWRRYNKKKLEESLQAEEDRLQDALAKAGGSSPSLGATIYASRFAANALRLLRRDGTRKARVADRIPPILLQKPTEPDFASEEQ